A DNA window from Fragaria vesca subsp. vesca linkage group LG3, FraVesHawaii_1.0, whole genome shotgun sequence contains the following coding sequences:
- the LOC101309810 gene encoding F-box/FBD/LRR-repeat protein At1g13570-like — translation MELDRISNLPSGIMEKILSCLPLKDTVRTSVLSSQWRYKAAMLQHLVFDYQCRSAHSDTTFADIVDHVLLAHIGPIHKFELTLDHFASKDMDRWILHLSRNSIKEFILRHWGRPYKIPSCLFSCQDIISLELSCCLLEPPPTFKGFRGLKSLHFDRVFFAQDVFEHLIISCPLLESLTLIYCDSFSHLMIDAPNLKFLYVRGSFKDVLLVNTSNLVDVSIGLEDFEFYVSQRQVSKSSSNLVKILSCLPQVQKLDFFCCSTMYLAIGALPVKLPRPCLYLNCLNITLCLSNLEESLTALCLFRSCPALQELEVQVFPGEEVVAKGNSWLDDNRKCSFSQLRSVFINDIRGSKPELDFIRYLLLNSPVLERMTVQPVPGVESSKIGKKLLRSSRASVHSKLIFQDQ, via the coding sequence ATGGAGTTGGATAGAATCAGCAACTTACCAAGTGGTATTATGGAAAAAATATTGTCATGCTTGCCGTTGAAGGACACAGTGAGGACAAGTGTCCTGTCAAGCCAGTGGAGGTACAAAGCAGCTATGCTTCAACATCTTGTATTTGATTATCAGTGTCGCTCAGCTCACAGTGATACTACCTTTGCGGACATTGTTGATCATGTACTTTTAGCTCACATTGGCCCCATACACAAGTTCGAGCTTACTCTAGATCATTTTGCTAGTAAGGACATGGATCGATGGATTCTTCATCTATCAAGAAACTCTATCAAAGAGTTCATACTTCGCCATTGGGGGAGGCCATACAAGATTCCTTCATGTTTGTTTTCTTGTCAAGATATAATAAGTTTAGAGCTATCCTGCTGTTTGCTAGAACCACCACCCACTTTCAAAGGGTTCAGGGGTTTGAAGAGCCTTCACTTTGATCGTGTTTTCTTTGCCCAAGATGTGTTCGAACACCTGATTATTAGCTGTCCTTTGCTTGAGAGTTTGACTTTAATATACTGTGACAGTTTCAGCCATCTCATGATTGATGCACCTAATCTCAAATTCCTTTATGTTAGAGGGTCTTTTAAGGATGTCCTTCTGGTGAATACGTCAAATCTGGTTGATGTCTCCATTGGTTTGGAAGATTTTGAATTCTATGTTTCCCAAAGACAGGTTTCTAAAAGTTCTAGCAATTTGGTCAAGATTCTAAGTTGCCTGCCTCAGGTTCAGAAGCTCGATTTCTTCTGTTGCTCTACAATGTATCTGGCTATTGGTGCCTTGCCAGTGAAACTGCCCAGACCATGTCTGTATCTGAACTGTCTTAATATAACTCTTTGCTTAAGTAATTTGGAGGAAAGTTTAACGGCCCTTTGCCTTTTTAGAAGTTGCCCAGCTCTGCAAGAACTAGAAGTTCAGGTCTTCCCGGGGGAAGAGGTTGTTGCAAAAGGGAATTCTTGGTTAGATGACAACAGGAAATGTTCATTCAGCCAACTGAGATCAGTGTTCATAAACGACATCAGAGGTTCCAAACCTGAACTAGATTTCATCAGGTATCTGCTTTTGAATTCTCCTGTGCTTGAGAGGATGACTGTTCAGCCTGTTCCTGGTGTTGAATCTTCAAAAATAGGAAAGAAGTTGCTCCGGTCTAGCCGTGCCTCAGTGCATTCAAAGCTAATCTTCCAGGACCAGTGA
- the LOC101310973 gene encoding uncharacterized protein LOC101310973, giving the protein MEKSDQKQKQHHEQHILLPQQQQQQQQQQKQDYSDHGCRDRAPGKTQHRRKVQAPVIREVDEEVKLAATAISLNVRLRSSSNMPHHMQERALRRTRSLIDSAAAAAKALSSKPRPNPTHIARALKKEFDSLYGPAWHCVVGKSFGSFVTHSPGGFLYFSIDESLSVLLFKTEVQVVTEQQPQKPAN; this is encoded by the exons ATGGAAAAATCCGATCAGAAACAGAAGCAGCACCATGAGCAACATATATTGTTACCTCAACAACAACAGCAACAACAACAACAACAAAAACAAGACTACTCTGATCATGGCTGTCGCGACCGAGCTCCGGGTAAGACTCAGCACCGACGCAAGGTACAAGCTCCGGTTATTAGAGAAGTAGACGAGGAGGTAAAGTTAGCTGCCACCGCGATCAGCCTCAACGTACGGTTGAGATCATCGTCCAACATGCCGCACCACATGCAAGAACGCGCTCTCCGCCGCACGAGATCACTCATTGACTCAGCCGCCGCCGCAGCCAAAGCACTGTCCTCCAAACCACGGCCAAACCCAACTCATATAGCTCGAGCTCTCAAAAAG GAGTTTGACTCGTTGTACGGACCGGCGTGGCACTGCGTGGTGGGGAAGAGTTTCGGGTCGTTCGTGACTCACTCGCCGGGGGGATTCCTCTACTTTTCCATCGACGAATCGCTGTCGGTGCTGCTCTTCAAGACGGAGGTTCAGGTGGTCACCGAACAACAACCACAGAAACCGGCGAATTAA
- the LOC101304753 gene encoding 3-deoxy-manno-octulosonate cytidylyltransferase-like: MNLKSVRPSSSSSSSSSSGSTAKVWIVHGLVAGVAIAAAIGARAYLGPIRKFRSRVVGIIPARYASSRFQGKPLVQILGKPMIQRTWERAKMASTLDHIVVATDDEKIAECCRSFGADVIMTSESCPNGTERCYEAIQKLEKKYDVVVNIQGDEPLVEPEIIDGIVKALQEAPDAVFSTAVTSLKLEDASDPNRVKCVVDNNGYAIYFSRGLIPFNKSGKANPQFPYMLHLGIQSYDTKFLKIYRELKPTPLQLEEDLEQLKVLENGYRMKVIKVDHEAHGVDTPEDVEKIEALMRERNIS; encoded by the exons ATGAACCTCAAATCCGTTCGCCCTTCTTCTTCGTCCTCTTCCTCCTCATCATCCGGGTCCACCGCCAAGGTATGGATCGTCCACGGACTCGTCGCCGGAGTTGCCATTGCCGCGGCCATTGGCGCCAGGGCCTACCTGGGCCCAATTAGGAAGTTCCGGAGCCGGGTTGTCGGCATCATACCCGCCCGTTATGCTTCGTCAAGGTTTCAGGGGAAGCCTCTCGTTCAGATCCTCGGAAAGCCCATGATCCAG AGAACATGGGAGAGGGCGAAAATGGCATCTACATTGGATCATATTG TTGTGGCGACGGATGATGAGAAGATAGCAGAATGCTGTAGAAGTTTTGGAGCTGATGTCATAATGACCTCAGAGTCATGCCCTAATG GCACTGAGCGTTGTTATGAAGCCATTCAAAAGCTTGAGAAGAAGTATGATGTAGTTGTCAATATTCAGGGAGATGAGCCTCTTGTTGAACCAGAGATAATAGATGGGATTGTTAAAGCTCTGCAG GAAGCCCCGGATGCAGTGTTTAGCACCGCAGTCACGTCCTTAAAACTTGAAGATGCATCTGATCCGAATCGAGTGAAATGTGTGGTGGATAATAATGGTTATGCCATCTATTTTTCAAGGGGGCTGATCCCATTTAACAA GTCAGGCAAGGCCAATCCGCAGTTTCCATATATGCTCCATCTAGGAATTCAG AGCTATGATACAAAGTTTCTAAAGATATATCGAGAGCTGAAGCCCACTCCTTTGCAACTAGAAGAAGATCTGGAGCAGCTTAAAGTCCTTGAAAATGGTTATAGAATGAAG GTGATCAAGGTCGACCATGAGGCTCATGGTGTTGACACCCCTGAAGATGTTGAGAAGATAGAAGCTTTAATGCGTGAGAGAAACATCTCCTAA
- the LOC101305158 gene encoding putative RING-H2 finger protein ATL19-like, translating to MSESQSISSINKQIVITIINMVPSLPLVPPLLSASATVVLISICIISFSMLSLVAITMFYMIWDYFRENHQSRQSDIESGEEARLDQPDITYDNLEWHEQFAFYQAAVLHNMRVLEILDRVIEELEERKELRKRREQKRALEKKLPQSVSCGSQESEINCKDCAICWDEFETGEMCQVLPSCNHVFHYKCINHWFMENLTCPICRKRVIEL from the coding sequence ATGTCGGAATCCCAAAGCATCTCAAGCATCAATAAGCAAATAGTGATCACCATCATCAACATGGTTCCTTCTCTACCTCTAGTTCCTCCCCTTCTTTCTGCCTCTGCCACTGTGGTTCTCATATCCATTTGTATCATATCATTTTCAATGCTTTCATTGGTCGCCATTACCATGTTTTACATGATTTGGGACTACTTCCGAGAGAATCATCAAAGCCGTCAAAGCGATATCGAATCAGGAGAAGAAGCAAGATTGGATCAACCAGATATTACTTATGATAACTTGGAATGGCATGAACAGTTTGCATTTTATCAAGCGGCTGTGCTGCACAATATGCGAGTGCTGGAGATTTTAGATAGAGTTATTGAGGAATTGGAAGAAAGGAAAGAACTGAGGAAACGACGAGAGCAAAAACGAGCCTTGGAAAAGAAACTGCCACAAAGTGTTAGTTGTGGAAGCCAAGAAAGTGAAATAAATTGCAAAGATTGTGCCATCTGCTGGGACGAGTTTGAGACTGGGGAGATGTGTCAAGTTCTTCCATCATGTAACCATGTTTTTCATTACAAATGCATAAACCATTGGTTCATGGAAAATCTAACTTGCCCTATTTGCCGAAAACGTGTAATAGAATTATGA
- the LOC101305452 gene encoding FBD-associated F-box protein At5g56380-like encodes MWTSLANLDFDDERDIFDEPTGPFGEVRFTRFVDRVFLYRDSSDIKILKLKILYPDDFSRMDDWICTAVKRNVEEVKLKFFCDSCDFNGFPLPQSLLMCRTLKVLKLCSEVSIRGFDNFAGVCSIPIFAPELKTLRIEVDDFYQNGCFSINSPKLEYIDINSAGLSNYHLVNANSPVNASIVLRKIYSKHRVEDQLLYLLKHLAALLSQTTGNYLFLEIHDLSLQAWYLPFDFGNVKQMKLVLHDCYYWEVLAVLLTKSPFVDLALENRTKYDKRSLPQWEQPESAPVWLLRNLSTITIQGFRGHQPEMDVAQYVLKNGLVLNKMIIYTSRLCKREKELYKEFLMFERGSVTCKVEFIRM; translated from the exons ATGTGGACTTCCCTTGCCAATCTAGACTTTGATGATGAAAGAGATATATTTGATGAACCGACAGGTCCCTTTGGCGAGGTTCGTTTTACGAGGTTTGTTGATCGTGTATTTCTGTACCGTGATTCGTCCGACATTAAAATACTCAAGCTTAAAATTCTCTATCCTGATGATTTTTCACGTATGGATGATTGGATCTGCACAGCCGTTAAGCGTAATGTTGAGGAAGTGAAACTTAAGTTCTTTTGTGATTCATGTGATTTCAATGGTTTTCCATTGCCTCAGAGCCTTTTGATGTGCAGAACTCTGAAGGTTTTGAAATTGTGTTCAG AGGTGTCTATACGTGGATTTGACAATTTTGCTGGTGTTTGTTCTATCCCCATATTTGCGCCTGAACTAAAGACGTTGAGAATAGAAGTGGATGATTTTTATCAGAACGGCTGTTTTTCAATTAATTCTCCAAAGCTTGAATACATTGATATCAATTCAGCAGGTCTATCAAATTATCATTTGGTGAATGCTAACAGCCCAGTCAATGCCAGTATTGTTTTGAGAAAAATTTATTCTAAGCATAGAGTAGAAGACCAACTGCTGTACCTTCTGAAACATTTAGCTGCGCTTTTGTCACAAACAACTGGCAATTATCTTTTTCTTGAAATCCATGATCTGTCTCTTCAG GCTTGGTATCTTCCTTTTGATTTTGGTAATGTGAAGCAAATGAAGCTGGTACTTCATGATTGCTATTACTGGGAAGTACTAGCAGTGCTGCTGACCAAATCACCTTTTGTAGACCTTGCTCTAGAAAAC AGAACTAAATATGATAAGCGTTCATTGCCACAATGGGAGCAACCAGAGTCTGCTCCTGTTTGGTTATTGAGAAACCTCAGCACCATCACTATACAGGGATTCAGGGGTCATCAGCCTGAGATGGATGTTGCACAGTATGTGTTAAAGAATGGTCTTGTTTTGAATAAGATGATAATCTACACAAGCCGTCTGTGTAAAAGAGAGAAGGAATTATACAAGGAATTTTTGATGTTTGAAAGGGGTTCGGTGACTTGTAAAGTTGAATTTATCAGAATGTAA
- the LOC101305742 gene encoding E3 ubiquitin-protein ligase RNF130-like gives MSSMISNTSALFHQSPAHPCTLLSFIFALGIVAVLFLLSQDKFTPSGRIAIWIALAKLTLCTEILFLIALMHNIVGVICSWLPYGRRNDRDIESAGVRSHISTGMVHAETSDEESHHDPDEETWSQAPAQNVVTMLHMFLLEVLDRVWEEIVIEEEQEQRLRAIQAQAIEALPEPLQFYKAGLEATAAGSSDRCAICLEDFVDGESCRVFECKHIFHVNCIDLWLKNSLTCPICRNSLVKIM, from the coding sequence ATGAGCAGCATGATCTCTAACACCAGTGCTCTTTTCCATCAATCTCCTGCTCACCCCTGTACTCTTTTATCCTTCATTTTCGCCCTTGGAATCGTTGCCGTCTTGTTTTTGCTAAGCCAGGACAAGTTTACACCTTCAGGCCGTATCGCAATCTGGATAGCACTTGCCAAATTAACTCTCTGCACTGAAATTCTATTCCTCATTGCCCTCATGCATAATATTGTTGGGGTCATATGTTCTTGGCTTCCATATGGACGCCGTAATGACCGAGATATTGAATCGGCCGGGGTAAGAAGCCACATTTCAACCGGAATGGTTCACGCTGAGACATCTGATGAGGAGTCCCATCATGATCCCGATGAAGAAACATGGTCGCAAGCACCGGCGCAGAATGTTGTAACCATGTTGCATATGTTCTTGTTGGAAGTGCTTGACAGAGTTTGGGAGGAGATTGTAATAGAAGAAGAGCAAGAGCAACGGCTCCGGGCCATTCAAGCTCAAGCCATTGAGGCACTTCCGGAGCCTCTGCAGTTCTACAAAGCCGGCCTGGAAGCAACAGCAGCTGGAAGCAGCGATCGGTGTGCCATTTGCCTAGAAGATTTTGTGGATGGCGAGTCTTGTCGTGTTTTCGAGTGCAAGCACATCTTTCATGTTAATTGCATTGATCTTTGGTTAAAGAATAGTCTAACTTGTCCGATTTGTAGAAACTCTCTTGTGAAGATAATGTGA